A single genomic interval of Nocardioides nitrophenolicus harbors:
- a CDS encoding NDMA-dependent alcohol dehydrogenase — protein sequence MRTRGAIVRTAPGPYEVVDLDVADPAEGEVQVRLAAAGLCHSDDHIAVGDSPVAIYPFALGHEGAGVVTQVGRGVTGLAEGDHVIFSFLPACGRCRWCASGMQNLCDEGGKVWMAPEVPRVHLADGGAPVGQMCGVSAFLETTTVDARSVVRIDPDLPLDKACLVGCGVATGWGAAVNSAAVRPGQVVIVMGIGGIGINAVQGAVHAGATTVIAVDPVDFKREEAKRFGATHAFATMDEAAEIAREHTNGQGADAAIVTVGVVTGEHVGAAFAAIRKGGTAVVTGLGDNAAVGAPISLTELTLYQKRLQGSLFGQCNPTADIPALLDMYRAGALKLDEIVTRTYALDEIGQGYADLHAGRNLRGVVLFD from the coding sequence ATGCGAACCAGAGGCGCCATCGTCCGCACCGCCCCCGGCCCCTACGAGGTGGTCGACCTCGACGTCGCCGACCCGGCCGAGGGGGAGGTCCAGGTCCGCCTGGCCGCCGCCGGGCTGTGCCACTCCGACGACCACATCGCGGTCGGCGACTCCCCCGTCGCGATCTACCCCTTCGCGCTCGGCCACGAGGGCGCCGGTGTCGTCACCCAGGTGGGCCGCGGGGTCACCGGCCTCGCCGAGGGCGACCACGTGATCTTCTCGTTCCTGCCCGCCTGCGGCCGCTGCCGCTGGTGCGCCAGCGGGATGCAGAACCTGTGCGACGAGGGCGGCAAGGTGTGGATGGCGCCCGAGGTGCCGCGCGTCCACCTCGCCGACGGCGGCGCCCCGGTCGGCCAGATGTGCGGTGTCTCCGCCTTCCTGGAGACGACCACCGTCGACGCGCGCTCCGTCGTACGCATCGACCCGGACCTGCCGCTCGACAAGGCCTGCCTGGTCGGCTGCGGCGTCGCCACCGGCTGGGGCGCGGCGGTCAACTCGGCCGCCGTCCGCCCGGGCCAGGTCGTCATCGTGATGGGCATCGGCGGCATCGGCATCAACGCCGTCCAAGGTGCCGTCCACGCGGGCGCCACCACCGTCATCGCCGTCGACCCCGTCGACTTCAAGCGCGAGGAGGCCAAGCGCTTCGGCGCGACCCACGCCTTCGCGACGATGGACGAGGCCGCCGAGATCGCCCGCGAGCACACCAACGGCCAGGGCGCCGACGCCGCGATCGTGACCGTCGGCGTCGTCACCGGCGAGCACGTCGGCGCGGCCTTCGCCGCCATCCGCAAGGGCGGCACGGCCGTCGTCACCGGCCTCGGCGACAACGCTGCCGTCGGCGCCCCGATCAGCCTCACCGAGCTCACGCTCTACCAGAAGCGGCTCCAGGGCTCGCTGTTCGGCCAGTGCAACCCGACCGCCGACATCCCGGCGCTGCTCGACATGTACCGCGCCGGCGCGCTCAAGCTCGACGAGATCGTGACCCGGACCTACGCGCTCGACGAGATCGGGCAGGGGTACGCCGACCTGCACGCCGGGCGCAACCTGCGCGGGGTCGTGCTCTTCGACTGA
- a CDS encoding fumarylacetoacetate hydrolase family protein, with protein MTTEHGIGRVEGDQIALLASPYPDLGAVVEATGSLACLDGCAETRRVPAAGTRLLAPLGRPRAMWGVGLNYRSKAAQAGRDLPTEPILYLAASSALLSPDAEVPFPAGATEQLDYEGEIAVVIGRRLHRAAPDDVWPAVAGITAANDMTARDVMKRTATPTLAKSFPGCNPLGPSVCTPDELADADAIPVRTWVNDELRQDDSSAGMIFTIPDLVSRISWYAALEPGDVVLTGTPAGTGQDLGRFLAPGDRIRIEVGPVLPLVTTVGDPS; from the coding sequence GTGACCACCGAACACGGGATCGGCCGAGTCGAGGGCGACCAGATCGCCCTCCTCGCCAGCCCGTACCCCGACCTCGGCGCGGTCGTCGAGGCGACCGGCTCGCTCGCCTGCCTCGACGGCTGCGCCGAGACCCGACGCGTCCCCGCCGCCGGCACCCGGCTGCTCGCGCCGCTCGGCCGACCGCGGGCGATGTGGGGGGTGGGGCTCAACTACCGCTCCAAGGCGGCCCAGGCCGGACGGGACCTGCCGACCGAGCCGATCCTCTACCTGGCGGCGTCCTCGGCGCTGCTCTCGCCCGACGCCGAGGTGCCCTTCCCGGCGGGCGCGACCGAGCAGCTCGACTACGAGGGCGAGATCGCCGTCGTCATCGGCCGCCGGCTGCACCGCGCGGCCCCGGACGACGTGTGGCCCGCGGTCGCCGGCATCACCGCCGCCAACGACATGACCGCGCGCGACGTGATGAAGCGGACGGCGACACCCACGCTGGCGAAGAGCTTCCCGGGGTGCAACCCGCTCGGGCCCTCGGTCTGCACGCCCGACGAGCTCGCCGACGCCGACGCGATCCCGGTGCGCACGTGGGTCAACGACGAGCTGCGCCAGGACGACTCCAGCGCCGGGATGATCTTCACCATCCCCGACCTGGTCTCCCGGATCTCCTGGTACGCCGCGCTCGAGCCGGGCGACGTCGTCCTCACCGGCACCCCGGCCGGCACCGGCCAGGACCTCGGCCGCTTCCTCGCCCCGGGCGACCGGATCCGGATCGAGGTCGGTCCGGTGCTGCCTCTTGTCACCACCGTCGGCGATCCGTCCTGA
- a CDS encoding ABC transporter permease, which yields MSTEVSEPTATQGGPPVPPSPTGADAATERLLGSLRSGARPAAEQVLAFLVFLALGISVGLLLGWATGHDPGVILRNLFEGSIGSTISIGYLLTAAAPLLLVAVGAVICMRAGQFNIGQEGQVTLGAIGAGFVVFHVDASGPLTIVLGFVAAALAGAAWALLAALLKFTRGVDIVVSSLLLVFLAEQLLTGLISGDGPLHDKGDAGSLGAGTASQSPRVPEKAMLPTIHVLGVDVPFAFVLALVAAVLVAWFLSSAHAGYRLRILGQNPTVAGTIGISAPRLGSLAVAASGAFAGAAGAAILMGQSFQLNPGVSSSIGWSGLLIALAARTNAGVSVLLALVFGAMVAGGGLLGGDGVPVDIVNVITAAIVVALLCPPVLLAALRRRRIRRAVEA from the coding sequence ATGAGCACCGAGGTCTCCGAGCCGACCGCGACGCAGGGCGGCCCGCCCGTCCCGCCGTCACCCACCGGTGCCGATGCCGCGACGGAGCGCTTGCTCGGCTCGCTCCGGTCGGGTGCCCGTCCGGCCGCCGAGCAGGTGCTCGCCTTCCTGGTGTTCCTCGCGCTCGGCATCAGCGTCGGCCTGCTGCTGGGCTGGGCCACCGGCCACGACCCGGGCGTGATCCTGCGCAACCTGTTCGAGGGCAGCATCGGCAGCACCATCTCGATCGGCTACCTGCTGACCGCCGCGGCCCCGCTGCTGCTCGTCGCCGTCGGCGCCGTGATCTGCATGCGGGCCGGGCAGTTCAACATCGGCCAGGAGGGTCAGGTCACCCTGGGCGCGATCGGCGCCGGGTTCGTGGTCTTCCATGTCGACGCGTCCGGCCCGCTGACCATCGTCCTCGGGTTCGTCGCCGCCGCGCTGGCCGGCGCGGCCTGGGCGCTGCTCGCCGCGCTGCTCAAGTTCACGCGCGGTGTCGACATCGTGGTCAGCTCGCTGCTGCTGGTGTTCCTCGCCGAGCAGCTGCTGACCGGGCTGATCTCCGGCGACGGCCCGCTCCACGACAAGGGCGACGCCGGCTCGCTCGGTGCCGGCACGGCATCGCAGTCGCCGCGGGTGCCGGAGAAGGCGATGCTGCCGACGATCCACGTGCTCGGGGTCGACGTGCCGTTCGCGTTCGTGCTGGCCCTGGTCGCCGCCGTCCTGGTCGCGTGGTTCCTGTCGTCGGCGCACGCCGGCTACCGGCTCCGGATCCTCGGCCAGAACCCCACCGTGGCGGGCACGATCGGCATCAGCGCGCCACGACTCGGCTCGCTCGCCGTCGCCGCCTCCGGTGCCTTCGCCGGCGCCGCGGGCGCGGCGATCCTGATGGGGCAGAGCTTCCAGCTCAACCCCGGCGTCTCCAGCTCCATCGGGTGGAGCGGCCTGCTCATCGCCCTCGCCGCGCGCACCAACGCAGGTGTCAGCGTCCTGCTCGCGCTCGTCTTCGGCGCGATGGTCGCGGGCGGCGGCCTGCTCGGCGGCGACGGCGTACCTGTCGACATCGTGAACGTCATCACCGCCGCGATCGTGGTCGCGCTGCTGTGTCCCCCCGTCCTGCTCGCGGCGCTGCGGCGCCGCCGGATCCGCCGCGCCGTGGAGGCCTGA
- a CDS encoding amidohydrolase family protein, with protein MSEQQRYDLVLRGGTVLDPASGLDAVSDVAISGGTIAAIGPDLVTDGAQVVDCGGSTVVPGLVEGHSHIFQHVSKVGAPADEAHLRRGVVAVADAGTAGASTFDAFRKVVVDGNAIRVVNFLNVSVLGLIDFRFGELLNPDTLVVDDALATAAAHPDIVRGFKIRLSEDVVGHHWQALLKKSVSLAEQAGLPLMVHIGETEEPVPAVLDYLRAGDIVAHCYTGKPHGILADDGTVLPGVMAARERGVLFDSAHGKSNLSFEIARRAIADGFLPDILSSDTSARNWRGPVFDLVTSISKLRALGAPLDECIRRATVVPAQVLGLESEGYGRLEVGGRANVTVLTETSEVTLPDAAGNSIVAPRLEPTTVVHDGVLVETTPWRGGDAA; from the coding sequence ATGTCCGAACAGCAGCGATATGACCTCGTCCTCCGCGGCGGCACCGTCCTCGACCCCGCCTCCGGGCTCGACGCGGTCAGCGACGTCGCGATCAGCGGCGGCACCATCGCCGCGATCGGCCCGGACCTCGTCACCGACGGCGCGCAGGTCGTCGACTGCGGCGGCTCCACGGTGGTGCCCGGCCTGGTCGAGGGGCACAGCCACATCTTCCAGCACGTCTCGAAGGTCGGTGCCCCCGCCGACGAGGCCCACCTGCGGCGCGGCGTGGTCGCGGTCGCCGACGCCGGGACGGCGGGCGCCTCGACGTTCGACGCCTTCCGCAAGGTCGTCGTCGACGGCAACGCGATCCGGGTCGTCAACTTCCTCAACGTCTCGGTCCTGGGCCTGATCGACTTCCGCTTCGGCGAGCTGCTCAACCCCGACACCCTCGTCGTCGACGACGCGCTGGCGACCGCGGCCGCCCACCCCGACATCGTGCGCGGCTTCAAGATCCGGCTCTCCGAGGACGTCGTCGGCCACCACTGGCAGGCGCTGCTCAAGAAGTCGGTCAGCCTCGCCGAGCAGGCCGGGTTGCCGCTGATGGTCCACATCGGCGAGACCGAGGAGCCGGTGCCGGCCGTCCTCGACTACCTGCGCGCCGGCGACATCGTCGCCCACTGCTACACCGGCAAGCCGCACGGCATCCTCGCCGACGACGGCACCGTTCTCCCCGGCGTGATGGCGGCGCGCGAGCGGGGCGTGCTCTTCGACTCCGCCCACGGCAAGAGCAACCTGTCCTTCGAGATCGCCCGCCGCGCGATCGCCGACGGCTTCCTGCCCGACATCCTCAGTTCCGACACCAGCGCCCGGAACTGGCGCGGCCCGGTCTTCGACCTGGTCACCAGCATCTCCAAGCTGCGCGCGCTCGGCGCCCCGCTCGACGAGTGCATCCGCCGCGCCACCGTGGTGCCGGCGCAGGTGCTCGGTCTCGAGTCCGAGGGCTACGGCCGGCTCGAGGTCGGTGGCCGCGCCAACGTCACCGTGCTCACCGAGACCAGCGAGGTCACCCTCCCCGACGCCGCCGGCAACAGCATCGTCGCGCCGCGGCTCGAGCCCACCACCGTCGTCCACGACGGCGTCCTCGTCGAGACCACCCCCTGGCGAGGTGGCGACGCGGCGTGA
- a CDS encoding ABC transporter ATP-binding protein translates to MAPALRMAGITKHFNGVPACLDVDLEVAPGEIHGLLGQNGAGKSTLMNILLGLVRADRGEVSLAGTPATIRDPNAARDLGVRMVHQHYSLIPTLSVWENVVLSGGGPVDRVRTMAQIQAVSERFGLEVSPRAMVGDLSVGEQQRVELVTCLIDQPRLLVLDEPTAVLTRQESRSLFTMLRGLVEQGDCSVILISHNLAEITAVANRATVMRGGRVVSRVIPAETPVADLARHMIGRDLPGTTDVAAAIGAAPVRVEEAPVSAPLADAPPVLSIVGARTPSYDGAPPGLDELDLELRAGEIVGLAGVEGNGQQWLSGLLAGSLSLQGGELRVHGRRIPVGRPGSTRKAGVGVVPEDRKTSGCILDMSVADNLALAGLRSLSRAGVVSRRRLRGLAERLVEEYDIAVASVDQPMRSLSGGNQQKVVLARELSAAPSVLVLAQPTRGLDVGAVADLHQRMREAAASGVAVLLISSDLNEILQLSDRIAVIYRGRIQGELSRAEADPERLGLLMGGVSA, encoded by the coding sequence GTGGCGCCGGCGCTCCGCATGGCCGGCATCACCAAGCACTTCAACGGGGTCCCGGCCTGCCTCGACGTCGACCTCGAGGTCGCGCCGGGGGAGATCCACGGGCTGCTCGGCCAGAACGGCGCCGGCAAGTCCACGCTGATGAACATCCTGCTCGGGCTGGTCCGCGCCGACCGCGGCGAGGTCAGCCTGGCGGGGACTCCGGCCACGATCCGCGATCCCAACGCGGCCCGCGATCTCGGCGTCCGGATGGTGCACCAGCACTACAGCCTCATTCCCACGCTGTCGGTCTGGGAGAACGTCGTGCTCAGCGGCGGCGGTCCGGTCGACCGGGTCCGCACCATGGCCCAGATCCAGGCGGTCAGCGAGCGGTTCGGCCTCGAGGTCTCGCCCCGCGCGATGGTCGGCGACCTGAGCGTCGGCGAGCAGCAGCGGGTCGAGCTGGTCACCTGCCTGATCGACCAGCCGCGGCTCCTCGTGCTCGACGAGCCGACGGCCGTGCTGACCCGGCAGGAGTCGCGCTCGCTGTTCACCATGCTGCGCGGGCTGGTCGAGCAGGGTGACTGCTCGGTCATCCTGATCAGCCACAACCTGGCCGAGATCACCGCGGTGGCGAACCGGGCCACGGTGATGCGGGGCGGCCGCGTCGTCTCCCGGGTGATCCCCGCGGAGACGCCCGTGGCCGACCTGGCCCGCCACATGATCGGCCGCGACCTGCCCGGTACGACCGACGTCGCCGCCGCGATCGGCGCCGCCCCGGTGCGGGTCGAGGAGGCGCCGGTGTCTGCGCCGCTCGCCGACGCGCCGCCGGTCCTCAGCATCGTGGGCGCCCGCACCCCGTCGTACGACGGCGCCCCGCCCGGTCTGGACGAGCTCGACCTGGAGCTGCGCGCCGGGGAGATCGTGGGCCTGGCCGGGGTCGAGGGCAACGGCCAGCAGTGGCTGTCCGGGCTGCTCGCGGGGTCGCTGTCCCTGCAGGGCGGCGAGCTCCGCGTGCACGGGCGGCGGATCCCCGTCGGGCGGCCGGGCTCGACCCGCAAGGCCGGCGTGGGCGTCGTACCGGAGGACCGGAAGACGTCGGGCTGCATCCTCGACATGTCGGTCGCCGACAACCTGGCCCTGGCCGGACTGCGCTCGCTCTCGCGGGCGGGCGTGGTCTCGCGTCGTCGGCTGCGCGGTCTGGCCGAGCGCTTGGTCGAGGAGTACGACATCGCGGTCGCGTCGGTCGACCAGCCGATGCGCTCGCTCTCGGGCGGCAACCAGCAGAAGGTGGTGCTGGCCCGGGAGCTCTCCGCGGCGCCGTCGGTGCTGGTGCTCGCCCAGCCCACCCGGGGACTGGACGTCGGTGCGGTCGCCGACCTGCACCAGCGGATGCGGGAGGCGGCGGCCTCGGGGGTCGCCGTCCTGCTCATCTCCTCGGACCTGAACGAGATCCTGCAGCTGTCCGACCGCATCGCCGTGATCTACCGGGGGCGGATCCAGGGGGAGCTGTCCCGCGCCGAGGCCGACCCGGAACGGCTCGGCCTGCTGATGGGAGGAGTGTCCGCATGA
- a CDS encoding cytochrome P450/oxidoreductase: MSTYEKFDHHSAECRDDIVGYYAAFRDKCPVGRSDAHENGYVYLTRYADVFHVARNDALFSSTRAAGNLEGTAIVIPSGPFGGNMQQPLELDPPDNVEYRRLLDLILSPAAVDELRPMIARHASRIVDEFIESGSVDLVEVLTNPLPSAVTLDWIGFPEEDWMRIGRPIHDVFTSEPGSERAQRAYEGMAYMEKRLAELIAERRAHPGDDVISRLIAERKADGSEFTDAELFSVIGIAITGGVDTTTSLTGSVLVHLDEHPEMRQQLIDAPDLLVDGTDEFLRRYGSVTAMSRTTTTDTEIGGCPVRAGERVLVPWFAANHDPEVFSEPHEVRLDRDASRHLTFGIGTHRCPGAHLARAMFQEMIHQVLTRLPDYKVDRAGVVGYASRGNHMGWDVIPATFTPGPRVGDRVDRFQGASHGAETYDVVLDAVDVVADDVVAITVRAADGGTLPRWQPGAHLEVRLPSGRLRQYSLCGADPASYRFAVLREREGRGGSEELHEIAVAGRELTVRGPRNHFPLVDADGHLLIAGGIGVTPILAMARDLSTRGRPARVLYGGRSRGTMAFADELSALPGIEVDLVPQDEHGLPDLHGAIAATPAGTAIYCCGPGAMIAEVQRVCDELGRGRDLHVERFAASDEMEARLTSTEGNVPFEVELRRTGVTVDVPVDKRLIEVIREAVPGIAYDCEKGFCGSCETRVLEGAPDHRDEVLSEAEQATGRSMMICVSRSCTPKLVLDL; the protein is encoded by the coding sequence ATGTCAACCTACGAGAAGTTCGACCACCATTCGGCCGAATGCCGCGACGACATCGTCGGCTACTACGCGGCCTTCCGCGACAAGTGCCCGGTCGGTCGGTCCGACGCCCACGAGAACGGCTACGTCTACCTCACCCGGTACGCCGACGTCTTCCACGTCGCGCGCAACGACGCGCTGTTCTCTTCCACCCGCGCGGCGGGCAACCTGGAGGGCACGGCCATCGTGATCCCGAGCGGTCCGTTCGGGGGCAACATGCAGCAGCCGCTCGAGCTGGACCCGCCGGACAACGTGGAGTACCGCCGGCTGCTCGACCTGATCCTCTCGCCCGCCGCGGTCGACGAGCTGCGCCCGATGATCGCGCGCCATGCCTCGCGGATCGTCGACGAGTTCATCGAGTCGGGCAGCGTCGACCTGGTCGAGGTGCTCACCAACCCGCTGCCCAGTGCCGTCACCCTCGACTGGATCGGCTTCCCCGAGGAGGACTGGATGCGGATCGGTCGCCCGATCCACGACGTCTTCACCTCCGAGCCCGGCAGCGAGCGGGCCCAGCGCGCCTACGAGGGCATGGCCTACATGGAGAAGCGCCTCGCCGAGCTGATCGCCGAGCGCCGCGCCCACCCGGGTGACGACGTGATCAGCCGGCTGATCGCCGAGCGCAAGGCCGACGGCTCGGAGTTCACCGACGCCGAGCTGTTCTCGGTCATCGGCATCGCCATCACCGGCGGCGTCGACACCACGACCTCGCTCACCGGCTCGGTCCTGGTCCACCTCGACGAGCATCCCGAGATGCGCCAGCAGCTCATCGACGCGCCCGACCTGCTGGTCGACGGCACCGACGAGTTCCTGCGTCGCTACGGCTCGGTCACCGCCATGTCCCGTACGACGACCACCGACACCGAGATCGGCGGCTGCCCGGTCAGGGCGGGCGAGCGGGTGCTGGTGCCGTGGTTCGCGGCCAACCACGACCCCGAGGTGTTCAGCGAGCCCCACGAGGTGCGCCTCGACCGCGACGCCAGTCGCCATCTCACCTTCGGCATCGGCACCCACCGCTGCCCGGGGGCGCACCTGGCGCGGGCGATGTTCCAGGAGATGATCCACCAGGTCCTCACCCGGCTGCCGGACTACAAGGTCGACCGCGCCGGCGTCGTCGGCTACGCCTCGCGGGGCAACCACATGGGCTGGGACGTCATCCCGGCGACCTTCACGCCCGGTCCGCGGGTGGGCGACCGGGTCGACCGGTTCCAGGGCGCCAGCCACGGCGCGGAGACCTACGACGTGGTCCTCGACGCCGTCGACGTGGTTGCCGACGACGTCGTCGCGATCACCGTGCGTGCCGCCGACGGCGGGACGCTGCCGCGCTGGCAGCCGGGCGCCCATCTCGAGGTGCGGCTGCCGTCCGGCCGGCTGCGGCAGTACTCGCTGTGCGGCGCCGACCCGGCGTCGTACCGGTTCGCGGTGCTGCGCGAGCGTGAAGGGCGCGGTGGCTCCGAGGAGCTGCACGAGATCGCGGTCGCCGGCCGCGAGCTCACCGTCCGCGGCCCACGCAACCACTTCCCGCTCGTGGACGCCGACGGCCACCTGCTCATCGCCGGCGGCATCGGCGTGACGCCGATCCTGGCGATGGCGCGGGACCTGTCGACGCGCGGCCGGCCCGCGCGGGTGCTCTACGGCGGCCGCTCGCGCGGCACCATGGCGTTCGCCGACGAGCTGAGCGCCCTGCCCGGCATCGAGGTGGACCTGGTGCCCCAGGACGAGCACGGCCTCCCCGACCTGCACGGCGCGATCGCGGCCACGCCCGCCGGCACCGCGATCTACTGCTGCGGCCCGGGCGCGATGATCGCCGAGGTGCAGCGGGTGTGCGACGAGCTCGGTCGCGGCCGTGACCTCCACGTGGAGCGCTTCGCCGCCAGCGACGAGATGGAGGCTCGGCTCACCTCCACCGAGGGCAACGTGCCCTTCGAGGTCGAGCTGCGTCGTACCGGCGTCACTGTCGACGTTCCGGTCGACAAGCGGCTGATCGAGGTGATCCGGGAGGCCGTGCCCGGCATCGCCTACGACTGCGAGAAGGGCTTCTGCGGCTCGTGCGAGACGCGGGTGCTCGAGGGCGCCCCCGACCATCGCGACGAGGTGCTCAGCGAGGCCGAGCAGGCCACCGGCCGCTCCATGATGATCTGCGTCAGCAGGTCCTGCACCCCCAAGCTGGTCCTCGACCTGTAG
- a CDS encoding ABC transporter permease, whose protein sequence is MNLTTDLETILTASVPLTVPLLFAGLGEYVAQRAGTFNLSVEGMMLGSAFAAAYGASASGSPIVGLLCGVAAALVVAFVHGNLSHRLQLNTYVVGLSLNVLVLGVTNYLLSTTVLDIPAGSAWRIPLLSELPVVGKAFFVQPWVVYLLLPLLLLIWWVRRRRFGLELRAAGDDPVAGDLTGVDVNARRRQALLFCGFCAGLGGAYLSVFQSGSFTSGMTAGRGYIVIAAVIFGGWMLRGVIGACFVFGVAQGLQLALPAIGYSVSPQLLAATPYLLALVSLALLGARSRRPLALGQPFAPAR, encoded by the coding sequence ATGAACCTGACGACGGACCTCGAGACGATCCTGACCGCGTCGGTGCCGCTGACGGTGCCGCTGCTGTTCGCCGGGCTGGGGGAGTACGTCGCCCAGCGGGCCGGCACCTTCAACCTCTCCGTCGAGGGGATGATGCTCGGCTCCGCGTTCGCGGCGGCGTACGGCGCCTCCGCCTCGGGCTCGCCGATCGTCGGCCTGCTCTGCGGCGTGGCCGCGGCGCTCGTGGTCGCCTTCGTGCACGGCAACCTCAGCCACCGGCTGCAGCTCAACACCTATGTCGTGGGGCTCTCGCTCAACGTGCTGGTGCTCGGCGTGACCAACTACCTCCTGTCGACGACCGTGCTCGACATCCCCGCCGGCTCGGCGTGGCGGATCCCGCTGCTCTCCGAGCTGCCGGTCGTCGGCAAGGCGTTCTTCGTCCAGCCGTGGGTCGTCTACCTGCTGCTGCCCCTGCTCCTGCTGATCTGGTGGGTGCGCCGGCGGCGGTTCGGGCTCGAGCTGCGCGCCGCCGGCGACGACCCGGTCGCCGGCGACCTCACCGGCGTCGACGTCAACGCCCGTCGCCGCCAGGCGCTGCTCTTCTGCGGCTTCTGCGCCGGCCTGGGCGGCGCCTACCTGTCGGTCTTCCAGTCCGGCTCGTTCACCAGCGGCATGACCGCCGGCCGCGGCTACATCGTCATCGCGGCGGTCATCTTCGGCGGTTGGATGCTGCGCGGCGTCATCGGCGCCTGCTTCGTCTTCGGCGTCGCCCAGGGCCTGCAGCTCGCCCTCCCCGCGATCGGGTACTCCGTGTCGCCGCAGCTGCTCGCGGCCACGCCGTACCTGCTGGCGCTGGTGTCGCTCGCGCTCCTCGGGGCGCGGTCGAGGCGGCCGCTCGCGCTCGGTCAGCCGTTCGCGCCGGCGCGGTAG
- a CDS encoding BMP family ABC transporter substrate-binding protein, whose amino-acid sequence MLATAGCGSSSDEPKKKGFDGPDPFAVARGATVGEPGTATAEQWLGEGSIPKGQPDMNGDGKVSIGVITSGDTNDGTYYQSTADAVAYAAEQHDWKYTVQGLVPLTQAVTAAENLCRQRVDLIVIGDAQLAQAVTAASNPLCKDTFFYLQGGYGSPEQDATFTQSYDVGLDYAYVAGVAMGAYMKANDIKKTGFLSGIAAPFNTTIGKVFKAGVQAQVPDAEVVETYTGDQIDVGKAVEGFNAQVSQGIGAVYPYFGAPTIAVAKKAKESGIPVLGSPKTFCDSTDGDFIGEVVFAPGYYLAPMLDLFADGKLELGVTRNWRLGVDPVPAVHACDGAGDGKDPMSQAIDQALADVNGGKIDLFGLAGAS is encoded by the coding sequence ATGCTTGCGACCGCAGGCTGTGGCTCGTCGAGCGACGAGCCCAAGAAGAAGGGCTTCGACGGCCCCGACCCGTTCGCGGTCGCCCGCGGCGCGACCGTGGGTGAGCCCGGTACCGCCACCGCGGAGCAGTGGCTGGGCGAGGGCAGCATCCCGAAGGGCCAGCCGGACATGAACGGCGACGGCAAGGTGTCGATCGGCGTCATCACCTCGGGTGACACCAACGACGGCACCTACTACCAGAGCACCGCGGACGCGGTCGCCTACGCCGCCGAGCAGCACGACTGGAAGTACACGGTGCAGGGCCTGGTCCCGCTCACCCAGGCGGTCACCGCCGCGGAGAACCTGTGCCGCCAGCGGGTCGACCTGATCGTGATCGGCGACGCGCAGCTCGCCCAGGCCGTCACCGCCGCGTCCAACCCGCTGTGCAAGGACACCTTCTTCTACCTGCAGGGTGGCTACGGCTCACCGGAGCAGGACGCCACCTTCACCCAGTCCTACGACGTCGGCCTCGACTACGCCTACGTCGCCGGGGTCGCGATGGGTGCGTACATGAAGGCCAACGACATCAAGAAGACCGGCTTCCTCTCGGGGATCGCGGCGCCGTTCAACACCACCATCGGCAAGGTGTTCAAGGCCGGCGTGCAGGCGCAGGTCCCGGACGCCGAGGTCGTGGAGACCTATACCGGCGACCAGATCGACGTCGGCAAGGCGGTCGAGGGCTTCAACGCCCAGGTCTCGCAGGGCATCGGGGCCGTCTACCCGTACTTCGGCGCCCCGACGATCGCGGTCGCCAAGAAGGCCAAGGAGTCCGGCATCCCGGTGCTCGGCTCCCCGAAGACCTTCTGCGACTCGACCGACGGCGACTTCATCGGCGAGGTGGTCTTCGCCCCCGGCTACTACCTGGCCCCGATGCTCGACCTCTTCGCCGACGGCAAGCTCGAGCTGGGCGTGACCCGCAACTGGCGGCTGGGCGTCGACCCCGTCCCCGCGGTGCACGCGTGCGACGGCGCCGGCGACGGCAAGGACCCGATGAGCCAGGCCATCGACCAGGCGCTCGCCGACGTCAACGGCGGCAAGATCGACCTGTTCGGCCTGGCCGGCGCGTCCTGA